The DNA window GAGCAGCAGCGCCATCGACACCCTTCCCGCGTCATGGCCGGCTTTGTGCCGGCCATACAATGCGATGACAGACCGACGATGGTCGTCGTCAAATCGCCCGGTCGGAGCGCCGGGCCGTGCGGCTCCTGGCGGCGAGAGGAGGCACGAGATCCTGCCCGCGCCCGGCGGTGACGATCAGCCGCTTCACCTCGCCGCGCAGGTAGGCCTGCAGGAAGCGGTCGTAATTCCTGAAGGACACGCAGCCGTTCGAGTCGCCGCGCGGACCGAGCATATAGGTATGGGCGAGAATGCCGTCGCGGCCGTAGATGGCGGCGCTGCCGCCGACCGGCGTGAGGCGAAGCGCGCGCACCCCGTGGAACAGCGCCTCGCGTTCGGTGACCATGTAGGTGCCCGGCGGCGTCGCGCCCCTCATCCGCACGTTCACGTGGCGCGGATTGTCCATCATGTCACCAAGGCCGGAATGGGCCTCCAGCCTTTCGCCGTTGGGCATGATCACCACCTGGGCGCTGATGTCGTAGACGGCGGTGCCGCCGCCGGTCTCGGGTGCGGGAACGAAGCGCGATGTCGGCGCGATGCTGCCGGTGCCGTTGTCGAGGGACGCGTAGCTGAGCGCATCCGCCGGCGGGGAGGCGGGCTTGATGCCGAAGAATTTCTCAATGAAGGAGCGGGTGTCGGCGGGTGCGGCGGCCGATGCGCTGGCGGCGATCGCGGCCCGTTGCGTCATCGGGGCGCGAACCGGCGCGTTCGCCATCTGGGTGGCCGCCGCGGGCCTGGCGGGGAACAGGTCGGCCGGGCGCGGCACGGGCAACGGCACGGGTGCGGACGGAGGGACCGGCGCGGGCTGAACGGCTTCCGCCACATCCTGGACCGGTGCCGGCTGGGCGGGCCCCGCCGGCGGCGGGGGAGCGACCGGCGCAAGGCTTGCCTGGCGCTGCACGGGCGCTGCGAACTCAGCCGGCAGCGGCGTGTTGCGGGCGAAGCGATGCGCCTCGGTGGTGATCAAAGGCGTCGGGCTGACCAGCGCCGGATCGAGGTTCGCCACGGCCGCCACCCGAGCCGTGTCAGGGGCGGCGACGCTGCTCACGGGTCCGACCGCCGGCGCATCGCTCTGGCGGGCGAAATCGACGAAGTAGGCGAGAGGGCTCATCGAGATCGCCACAAGAGCCGCCGTCGGAAGGAGATTGCGCCGCTTTCTGCGCGGGCTGCGGGGGGCGCGGCCGCCCGACGGATAGGAGGTGTGCAACATGGCGAACTCTACGCAACAACTCGATTGCGCATGATCGGCGTCGAGCCCGGGATGGCGGCGAAACGGATGCCGGACGGGTCGGGGCGTTCATGCGTGAAGCAATATCTTCACGAGCCTGATTAGACGACGGCTTGGTTAAATTAGGGATAACCGGGCGCGCTTCTGTCGACGGAGTGTGGCGCCCTTCTGCTCAATTCGCGGCTGCGAGACGGCGTGCGCTGGCTCACAGATCCCCCTGTGCGCGCGGGGTATGGATAGGACAAGCGGCGCTTTTCCATTTTTTCGAACAGGAGACCTCGAAATGGGGTTCTATGCACGTCACATCGGCCCGCGCTTCGTCAGCTGCCTGTGCGGGATGGAGGGCATCACGGCCGAGCGCGAGAAGGTCGTTCCGCAGGCCTCGGGCGTCGTGCTGGAGATCGGGATCGGTCCGGGGCTGAACCTGCCGCTCTACGACCCGGCCCGCGTGATCCGCGTGATCGGGGTCGATCCCATGGCGGAGTTCCTGAACCTGGGCCGCGAGCGCCGCCGCCATTCACCGGTTCCCCTCGAGGTCATCCGGGCCCCGGCCGAGGCGCTGCCGCTCGCGGACGGCATCATCGATACGGCGGTGATCACCTATACTCTGTGCTCGGTGGAGGATCCAGCCCAGGCACTGCGCGAGGTGCGGCGCGTTCTGAAGCCCGATGGCCGCGTGCTGTTTCTGGAGCACGGCCTCTCGAGCGATGCCGGCGTGGCGACCTGGCAGCACCGGCTCAATCCGATCTGGCGCCGGCTGGCGGTCGGCTGCAACCTGACCCGTCCCGTCCAGCAGCTTCTCGACGAGGCCGGATTCACGATCCGCCGCATCGAGCACTATTACCTCGACGGCGCACCGCGGCCGGTCGGCTTCCTCTGCCAGGGCGTCGCGCAGGCCGCCTAGGCGCAGCCCCGCGCCAGGGACCAGGGTCCCCGAGGCGGAGACTAGCGGGAAGCCTGGCGGGCGACGACGCGGATGTCGCGGCGACCGAGGCCGAGATCCGCCAGTTCGCGGTCGTTGAGCGCTTCGAGTTCGCGGAAGGTCTGGCGGTAGCGGCGCCAGGAGGCGAGGCGGGCGAGGATCATGGACGTGATCATGGATGTATCTCCGTAAGGGGTGTTCCGGCTCTCCGGATTACCAGTCGAGCCCGGGGTGACGACGAGCCGCCTCGCGCTGCATCTGGCGGGCCTCCGACAGGATGCTGCGGAAGAGGCGAAGGAAGCTGACGATGATCATCATGGTCTCCTGAGCGAGGGGCCTGGTCGGCCGGGCGGTGGGTCGAGCCACGAAGCCGTGTCTCATACTTTGGTATAGGTAATATGGATGTTTTTGTGCGCCGCAAAAGACCGATTATCGGCATGATCGATATGCACTGTTCGCATGCTATAATGGTAAACGCTTTCTTGCTATGCGCCATGCGCCCGTTCTGAAGGCAGACTGCCTCGGTGTTGAGCAGCGGGGTGCAACCGTCTCGTCCGGTCTTCCTGAACCTTGTCGGGAGGAACGCTGTTGTTCCTGCAGGGCAGGATGCCCACCATCCATGAGGAGCGAGGCCTGGAATGACGCAGATCCGCGAGGCGCTGGTGAACCGGATGTGGCGCGGTCAGGATCCGTTCCGGAACTTTCCGGCCCGGCTGTACCGGCAGGACCAGCAGGGCTGGGGCTCGCAGCACCCCTACCTGACCGACGCGATCGAGACGCTGCGGCCGTCGGTGGTGGTCGAGGTGGGGGTCTGGAAGGGCGGTTCGGTCATCTCGCTCGCCTCGACCATGAAGGCGCTGGAGCTCGACGGGGTCGTGATCGCGGTCGATACCTGGCTCGGCGCCTGGGATCACTGGAACAACGACGAGTGGTTCGCACACCTGAACTTCATCAACGGCTATCCGGCGCTCTACCACACCTTCGCGGCCAACATCGTCGGGGAAGGCCTGCAGGATTACGTGCTGCCCCTGCCGCTCGACTCGGTGAATGCCGTGCATGTGCTGAAGCACAACGACGTCCGGCCGGACGTGGTCCACATCGATGGCGGCCATGACGAGCACGCGGTCACGTCGGACCTGCGCGAATGGTGGCCGATGATCCGGCCCGGCGGCGTGCTCATCGGCGACGATTATCCGCACTGGCCCGGCGTCAAGCAGGCGTTCGACGAGTTCTTCGCCCCCAAGGGCAAGGTCCCGTTCGAGTTCGATCCGCCTAAGTGCCGGATCTTCAAGGACCCGGCCTGATCTCCTGCGACCGGCTAAAGCATCGGACCCAAAAGTGGACTTGCACTTTTGGGTCCGATGCTTCTTTCTGAATGAGCGGATCATCGGGCGCGGACAGCCGGATCCACTTTTCCGCACGATGCGCTAGATCTCGACCAGCGCCTTGATGACCCCGGCTTCGGGAGCCGACCACAGGGGAATGAGCCCCGGCGCGTCGTCGAGGCCGCCGCGGTGGCTCGCCAGCGCGGCCGTCGGCACGCCGCCGCCGAGCATGACGTCCAGCACGGTCTCGAAATCCTGCCGCGTGGCATTGCGGCTGCCGAGCAGCGACGTCTCGCGCTTGTGGAATTCCGGGTCGTTGAACGTGATGTCGGCGCGCACGATCGACAGCAGCACGTAGGTGCCCCCGTGGCCGACATAGGAGAAGCCCTTCATCATCGCGTTCGGGTTCCCGGTCGCGTCGATGACGACATCGAAGAAGTCGCCGTCGGTGATCGCCTTGAGGCGGTCGCCTACATCGGGCGACACCTCCACCACGTGGTCGACGCCGAGCTCGTCGCGGCAGAAGGCGAGCCGCAGGGCATTCATGTCGAGCACCGAAATCTCGGCCCCGCGGGCCTTCGCGAAGATCGCCGCCGCGATTCCGATCGGGCCGGCCCCCACCACGGCGACGCGGCTTCCGGGGCCCGCTCCCGAACGCCGCACGCCGTGAGCGCCGATCGCCAGGAATTCGACCATGGCGGCCTCGTCCAGGCCGAGGCCCGTCACCGGCACCACGTTGCGCTCCGGCACGGCGATGTACTCGCAGGCACCGCCGTCGCGATGCACGCCGAGCACCTGCAGGTGCTGGCAGCAATTGGTCTTGCCCTGGCGGCACGCGCGGCACGTGCCGCAATACAGGTAGGGCTCGATGCAGACGATGTCGCCGGTCTTGAACGCGCTGCCGCTCGGTGCCTCGGCGATCTCGCCCGCAAGCTCGTGGCCGATCACCCGCGGGTATTCGAGGTAGGGCTGGTTGCCCTGGACGATGTGATAATCGGTTCCGCAGATCCCGACCCGCCGGATGCGCACCAGCACCTCGCCTGGGCCTGCGCTCGGGACATCCCGCTGGATCACGCTCAGGCGTCCGGGCTCGTCGCAGCGTAGGGCTTTCATTGGCGTCTCTCCCAGCGGGTCTCTTGCTCGTATTGCGTGAGCTTATGGCGGGAGCGGCAAAGCGCAATGCCCATATTCACCTCGACGCGTCTTGCCGCTACAGACGGGTGGCGATTCACACGAGACGGCCATCCGCATGTCGACCTGGCGAGACGAGAAGAACCAGAAGGCGAGGGCGCGACTCGAGAAGCGCCTCTCGGCGCTCTTTCCCGCCTGCGTCCTGTCACACGCGCTGCGGCAGCCGCTGATTCCGCCGACCCAGCGCCGCGCCGTGGAATCCTACTGGCGCCATCGCCCGCTCCTGGCCGACCGGCTCGCCCGGGCGCTCGCGGCCCGGAGCGGCCAGCCGGCCGGTTGGCAATGGCGTCTCGGCTCCGACAAGGACACCGGGCTGCCGCTGTCCTTCCGCGCGCCGCCGGCGCCGTATCGGGAAGCAGCCTTCGCCCGGGGACCGGGGCATTGCTGCGTGTGCGGGCAGCCGGTCTACCGGCTGGGCTGGCATCGCGACCTCTGGGATGACGGCAAGCCGAACCGCAACGCCACCTGGCACGCCGCCTGCGTGGTCGCCTGGCAGTTCTGGACGTCGCCGCCCGATCACCTCCGGATCCTCAAGCTGCGCCAGCAGCGGCGCTGCGCGACGAGCGGACGCCGCCTGCTCAAGACCGCCGAGGTCGATCACCGGGTTCCGCTCTTCGCCATCTGGTCCGAGCATCGCTCGACGCCGTGGCCGGCGCTGCTCTCCTTCTGGGGGGCGCCCAACCTGCAGGTGATCAACCGGGCGGCGCATGTGGAGAAGAACGCCGAGGAGGCCGCGGGCCGGGCCAGGCGGCGGATTTCCGAGCTTGAACCCACCCTGGAAGAAGAGTTCGCCGCGCCCCTTGCGGATGGCGATCCGATCCCCATATCAGGCTGACCCAGCGGACATTGTTGTGGACTTCGACAGCGGCGGGCGTCACCGCCAGCGTCGATGGGACCGTGCCAGGACGGATGTACTCCGGCATGGTCCGTTCCTGCGCTTGCCTGACGATGCAGGCGCCCGTCTGGACCCCATTAGCCCAGGCCCGTAGTGCGCGAGGCGGAGATGCGAAGGCATCCTGCCCGTTCGCCCCGGAGCCTGGGCTTTTTCATGTCGGCGTGGACAGGCGGGCGAGGCGCATGCGTTCCATGATGTGACGGCCGGACCCGCCCACGTGCCGGGCGATCACCTGGGCGGCGCCTTCGGCATCCTGCGCCTTGATGCAGGCAATCAGCTCGCGATGCTCGTCGAGAACGTTCGATTGGCGGCTGAGCGACGTGGGAAAGCGCCGGCTGATCGCCCAGAGGATCTGCCGGTGGCGCACCCACAGGTCGACCGCATGGCGGTTGTAGTGCCGGTCGTACATGAGCTGGTGGAATTGGAGGTCGAGATTGGAGTGCTTCATCTCGTCGCCGAAGTTCAGCGCCTCGATCTCCGCCTGAATGCGCTCCAGCTCCTCGATCTCGGCCTTCGTGACGATCCCGACGAACCAGCGGGTCAGGGCCGGCTCGATGAGGACCTCGATCTCGCAGATGTCCCGCACGAAATCCTCGTCGATGGGCCGTACGCGTGCGCCGCGGTTCGGCGTCATGATGACGAAGCCTTCCCCGCGCAGCTGCTGCAGGGCCTCCCTGACGGGGTTGGTCGACGTACCCATGCGGGTCGCCAGCTCGGACACCTTGAGGCGCTCGTTCGGCTTGACGCGCCCATGGATGATGTCGTCCCGCAGGCGGTCGTAGACCGAAGACCCGGACTCCTCGTCGTCACGCTCAGGGGCGGCTTGTCGGATGCTGGCGATCGTTCTCATGGCCATGTTTCTTTATTCGCATTTCCTGGCTCTGCCAAGGACGAAACATCATAAACGATACATTCGCATTGACAAATAATGTACGATTTGAAAGCCTCCCGGTACGGCAGCTCCAAGGCGGCCGTTCGGGAGGAAACCGGCGGAAAGCCGGCCAAGAGGAGAAAACGCGATGGGCTATCCGCACAAGCTGCCCGGCCTCGTCATGTCGACGGGTCTGCTGGGCGCCATGCTTTTGGGCGCGCTGTCCCCGGCCGGGGCGGCGGATTACAAGCAGGCTCCCATGCTCGACGAGCAGGTCAAGGCAGGAAAGCTGCCCGACGTCGCGAGCCGCCTTCCCGAACATCCTTATGTGGAAACCATGGTCGAGGGCGTCGGCAAGTACGGCGGCACCCTGCGTACCACGATCCTCGCCAACGGCGACCAGTACAACCTGACCCGCACCATCGCCAACGAGCTGCTCGTGCGCTGGGATCCGCAATGGAAGAAGGTCATGCCGTCGCTCGCCGAGGAGTTCAAGGCCTCCGACGATGCGACCACCTACACGTTCAAGCTCCGCAAGGGCCTGAAGTGGAGCGACGGGAAGCCCTTCACGACCGACGACATCATGTTCTGGTACGAAGACGTGTTCATGAACAACGCGTTGTCGCCCGCCAAGAACCCGACCTTCACGGTGGCCGGCAAGCCCGTGAAGGTGACCAAGATCGACGACCTGACGGTGGAGTTCAAGTTCGAGTCGCCCTACGGGCTCTTCCTGCAGCAGCTCGCCTACGGCCAGGGCCATCTGCCCGTCATCTATCCCAAGCACTACCTCAGCCAGTTCCACGAGAAGTACAACAAGGAAGGCATCCCGGCGCTGCTGAAGGCCAATCCGGCGGCCGGAGACTGGGTGGCGCTGTTCAATTCCAAGGTTTCGCTGACCTTCCAGCCGCCCTATTGGCAGAACCTCGCGCTGCCCACTCTCAATCCCTGGGTGCTGACGGTTCCCTACGCGGACAGCGAGCGCGTGGTCGCGACCCGCAACCCCTATTACTGGAAGGTCGATACGGCCGGTAACCAGCTCCCCTACATCGACGGCATCACCTGGGCGAAGCTCGACGACCCGCAGCTCATGGCGCTCAAGATGACCTCGGGCGAGTTCGATTTCGCATTCCGCCACATCAACAACTCCACCTTCAAGTCTGTGCTCTTCGACGGCCAGAAGACCGGCAACTACCATTTCGTGGACGTGAAGGACCTGCCGGCGAACGACGCGGTCCTCCTGCTCAACCTGAACTCGACCGATCCGGTCAAGCGCAAGATCTTCCAGAACAAGGATTTCCGCATCGCGCTCAGCCATGCCATCAACCGGCAGGAGATCATCGATCTCGTCTATGTGGGGCAGGGCGCTCCGGCCCAGGTGGCCGTTCAGCCAGAGCACGAGCTCTTCAACGAGCGCGAGGCGAAGCAGTACACCGAGTACGATCCCAAGCGCGCCGCCGAGATCCTCGACAAGGTCATGCCGAAGAAGGACGCCGAAGGCTTCCGCCTCGATGAAACGGGCAAGCGCTTCACCATCAACTTTATGGTCGCGGACGTGTTCGGCCTGTCCTACCCGGACGTGATGCAGATGGTGCAGCAATATGCCAAGGACGTCGGCGTTGACATCCAGCTGCGTACCACCGACCGCGCACGCCTCAACACCATGTGGTCGGCGAACGAGCAGGACGCCTATATCTGGAACTGCGTCGGCGGCCTCTCCGAGGTCTACACGGACCCGCGCTGCTACATGCCGTTCCAGAAGGCCGACATCTTCTTCGCCATGAAGTGGAGCGAGTGGTATTCGAACCACGCCACAGGCGAGGAGCCGCCGGAATCGATCAAGGCCCTGATGGCCGCCTATGACAAGGTGAACGCCGCCGTCACGGACGACGACCGCCGCCAGAAGATGAAGGAGTTCCTCAATCTGTCGGCCGACAACTTCCTCAACATCGGCATCTCGCGGCCCATGCCGAAATACATGATGACGTCGAACAACCTGAAGAACGTCGTCAACGGCATTCCGATCACCGGCAACCTCTGGCACCCGGCTCCGACGCTGACCCAGTGGTATTTCGACAAGCCGGCCAAGTAAGGCGCCGTCCGGTTCCGGCGGCAGGTTCGCTGCCGCCGGAACCCTCTTCGATTCCATCGAACGGTCAGGTTCATGCTTCGCTACATTGCCAAGCGAATGGTGTTCGCGATTCCGACGCTGTTCGCCGTCTCCATCGTGGCCTTCATCATCATCCAGCTCCCGCCGGGCGACTATCTCACGACCCTCATGGCCGACTGGGCCAGCCAGGGCGGCGCCGTGGAAGCCGGCACGGTCGCGGCCATGCGCGAGCGCTACGGCCTCGATCAGCCGATCTACTTCCAATATTACAAGTGGATCGCCGGGATTTTGACGAGGGGCGATTTCGGCATCTCGTTCGAGCTCGGCAAGCCGGTCACTGAACTCATCTGGAACAGGCTGGGCTTCTCGCTGCTGCTCTCGGTGCTGACGCTCTGCTTCGTCTGGGCGATCGCCATCCCGATCGGGATCCTGTCGGCGGTGCGCCAGTACTCGATTTCCGACTATGCGGCGACCTTCCTGGCCTTCTTCTTCCTGGCCGTGCCCGACTTCCTGATGGCGCTCTCGGCCATGTACATCATGTCCGCCTGGTTCGGTCAGAGCGTCGGCGGGCTGTTCTCGCCCGATTACGTCGATGCTCCCTGGAGCTTCGGGAAACTGGTGGACTTCGCCCAGCATGTCTGGCTGCCGGTGATCGTGATCGGCCTCGGGTCGCTCGCGGCGCTCGTGCGGATCATGCGGGCCAACCTGCTCGACGAGCTCTCCAAGCCCTATGTCACCACGGCCCGGGCCAAGGGCATGTCGGAGCTGGAGCTCCTGCTGCGTTATCCCGTGCGCCTTGCCCTCAACCCGCTGATCTCGACCCTGGGCTGGATCCTGCCGGCCGTCATCTCGGGCGAGATCATCGTGTCCGTGGTCATGAGCCTGCCGACCACGGGACCGCTGCTGCTCCGGGCGCTGCTCGCCCAGGACATGTATCTCGCCGGCTCGCTGATCCTGCTGATCTCGGTGCTCACCATCATCGGCACGCTGATCTCGGACATCCTGCTCGCCATCACAGACCCGCGGATCCGGCTCCAATGACCGACATCACCAGCCTTCCGCCCGAAACCACCACGTCGCTCGACCTGCACGGCCGGGACATGGCCGTCGCCGGCCAATGGCGCCTGTTCTGGCTCAAGTTCAAGAAGCACAAGGTCGCGCTTCTGAGCCTCGTGGTGATCGTGTTCATGTATCTGGTTGCGGCCTTCGCGGACTTCATCGCGCCTCTCGATCCCAACGCCACGAACTCGCGCTTCACCTACGCGCCGCCGCAAAGCCTCTCGCTGTTCCCGAACGGCTCCTTCCAGCCGCATGTGAACCAGCTCAAGATGACGCTCAACACCGAGTCGATGCGCCGTGAGTTCACGCCCGATCCGACGAAGCCGCTCCCGGTCTCGTTCTTCGTGCCGGCGCAGCAGCCCTATTATCTCCTGGGCTTCATCCCGATGAAGACCAAGCTCTTCGGCCTCGCGAACCCGAAGCCCGGCGACAGCCTCTACGTCTTCGGCGCCGACCGGCTTGGACGCGACATCTTCTCGCGCGTCGTCCACGGGGCCAAGATCTCGCTCTCCATCGGACTCGTGGGCGTCTTCATCAGCCTGATCCTCGGGGTGACCATCGGGGGCATCTCGGGCTTCTTCGGCGGCTGGGTCGATCTGGCGATCCAACGCCTCATCGAACTCCTGCGCTCCATCCCGACCATTCCTCTCTGGATGGGCTTCGCAGCCGCGATTCCGGTCGGCTGGCCGCCGCTGCGAACCTATTTCGTCATCACGCTGATCGTCTCGCTGATCGGCTGGACGAGCCTCGCGCGTGAGGTGCGCGGCAAGTTCCTGTCGCTCAGGAACGAAGATTTCGTGATCGCCGCCCGCCTCGACGGCATGAGCGAGATCGGCATCATCTTCCACCATCTGGTTCCATCCTTCATCAGCCACATCATCGCCACCCTGACGCTCGCGATTCCGTCGATGATCCTGGCCGAGACGGCGCTCTCGTTCCTGGGCATCGGCCTGCAGCCGCCGATCATCTCCTGGGGCGTCCTCCTGCAGGAGGCGCAGAACATCCGCGCGGTTGCGCAGGCGCCGTGGCTGCTGTTCACGCCGGCCACCGCGATCGTGATCTCGGTCCTTGCCCTCAATTTCCTCGGCGACGGCCTGCGCGATGCCGCCGATCCCTACGAGTCGGTATCATGAGCACGACCATGGACACGATCCTGGAGGTCAGGGACCTGAAGACGGTCTTCCCGACCCGCACCGGCCTCTTCCAGGCGGTGGACGGGGTCTCGTTCGACCTGAAGCGGGGTCAGACCCTCTGCGTCGTCGGCGAATCCGGCTCGGGCAAGTCCGTGACGGCACGGTCGATCCTGCAGATCGTCGACCGGCCCGGCCGCATCGAGAGCGGCTCGATCCTGCTCACCCGGCCCGACGGCTCGAAGACCGACCTCGCCAAGCTCGACCCGCGCGGCCGGGAGATCCGCGGCGTGCGCGGCAAGGAGATCGCCATGATCTTCCAGGAGCCGATGAGTTCACTCTCGCCGGTTCACCGCATCGGCACGCAGATCGGCGAGGCCCTGCGCATCCATTTCGGCACGCCCAAGCACGAGCAGCGCGAGCGCGTCCTCGAGCTGCTGCGCCAGGTCGAGATCCCGCGTCCGGAATCGGCCATCGACCGCTATACCTTCGAGTTCTCGGGTGGCATGCGCCAGCGCGTGATGATCGCCATGGCGCTCGCCTGCAACCCGTCGGTGCTGATCGCCGACGAGCCGACCACGGCGCTCGACGTCACGACGCAAGCCGAGATCCTCGACCTCATCAAGAAGCTTCAGAAGAGCCACGGCATGGCCGTGCTCTTCATCACCCACGACATGGGGGTCGTGGCCGAGATCGCCGACGAGGTCCTGGTCATGTATCGCGGCAAGGTGATGGAGCGAGGACCGGTCGAGCAGATCTTCCACGCCCCGCAGGACGCCTATACGCGTCGGCTCATCGGGTCGGTCGTCAAGCTGGAGACGAAGGCGGAAGCCCGGCTGGCGCGCGGTCCGATCCCGGCCGGGACGCCGCCGCTGCTCGAGGTGCGCAACCTTTCGCTCACCTTCCCGTCGGGCGTCAAAGCGGTCGACGACGTATCGCTGACCGTGCGGCCCGGCGAGACGCTCGGCATCGTGGGCGAGTCCGGTTCCGGCAAGACCACGATGGGGCGCTGCCTGCTGCGCATCTACGACGCGCAGGAAGGCGCCATCGACTACCGCCGCCCCGACGGCCGGACGGTGGATATCCGCACGGCCGACAAGGCGGACCTGGAGAAGGTCCGCCGCGAGGTCCGGATGATCTTCCAGGACCCGGTCGGGTCGCTGAGCCCGCGCAAGACCGTCGGCCAGATCATCGCCGAGCCGCTCAAGATCGCCGGCGTGAAGGGCAGGGCGCTCGACGAGCGTGTCGCCGACCTCATGCAGCAGGTCGGGCTGGAGCCCGCCTGGCGCGAGCGCTATCCGCACGCCTTCTCCGGCGGCCAGCGCCAGCGCATCGGCATCGCCCGGGCCATCGCGCTGAAACCCCGCCTCATCGTGGCCGACGAGGCGACCTCGGCGCTCGATGTCTCGCTGCGCTCCCAGATGCTCGATCTCATGATGAAGCTGCAGGACGAGCTCGGCCTCTCCTACGTGTTCATTTCCCATGACATGTCGGTGATCCGCTACATGTGCGACCGCGTCGCGGTCATGTATCGCGGCAAGATCGTCGAGGTGGGCGACACCGACCAGGTCGTCAACGATCCGGAGCACGGCTACACGCGGGCGCTGCTCTCCGCCATTCCCCATCCCGATCCCAGCAATCGGCGCATGCACAACCGCTTCCGGTACGAACCCGGTCGCACGCTTTCTGCCAACGGATAAACCGATGAAAATCACCGACGTCAAAATCATCGTCTGCTCGCCCGGGCGCAACTTCGTTACGGTCAAGATCGTCACCGACGAGGGACTGACCGGGGTCGGCGACGCGACGCTGAACGGCCGGGAGCTCGCCGTCGCCTCCTACCTCAAGGACCATCTCGCGCCGCTCCTGATCGGTCGCGATCCGAGCCGCATCGAGGACATCTGGCAGTACTTCTACCGGGGCGCCTACTGGCGCCGCGGCCCGGTCACCATGGCGGCGATCGCCGGCATCGATACGGCGCTGTGGGACATCAAGGCCAAGGCGGCCAACATGCCGCTCTATCAGCTCCTCGGCGGCGCGAGCCGCGAGAAGGTGCTGTGCTATACCCACGCCCAGGGCCGCGACATCGCCGAGGCCGTCGAGGCGGTCGGACGGCGCAAGGAGCAGGGCTACAGGGCGATCCGCGTCCAGGTCGGCATCCCCGGGCTCCCGGACGTCTACGGCACGGGCGCGAAGTCGGTCACGAACAACGCCCTCGACGACGCCGTCCCGCACGAGGAGACCTGGTCGACGTCGAAATACCTGCGCTACGTGCCCG is part of the Microvirga terrae genome and encodes:
- a CDS encoding DUF2778 domain-containing protein; the protein is MLHTSYPSGGRAPRSPRRKRRNLLPTAALVAISMSPLAYFVDFARQSDAPAVGPVSSVAAPDTARVAAVANLDPALVSPTPLITTEAHRFARNTPLPAEFAAPVQRQASLAPVAPPPPAGPAQPAPVQDVAEAVQPAPVPPSAPVPLPVPRPADLFPARPAAATQMANAPVRAPMTQRAAIAASASAAAPADTRSFIEKFFGIKPASPPADALSYASLDNGTGSIAPTSRFVPAPETGGGTAVYDISAQVVIMPNGERLEAHSGLGDMMDNPRHVNVRMRGATPPGTYMVTEREALFHGVRALRLTPVGGSAAIYGRDGILAHTYMLGPRGDSNGCVSFRNYDRFLQAYLRGEVKRLIVTAGRGQDLVPPLAARSRTARRSDRAI
- a CDS encoding DUF1127 domain-containing protein translates to MITSMILARLASWRRYRQTFRELEALNDRELADLGLGRRDIRVVARQASR
- a CDS encoding class I SAM-dependent methyltransferase, whose amino-acid sequence is MTQIREALVNRMWRGQDPFRNFPARLYRQDQQGWGSQHPYLTDAIETLRPSVVVEVGVWKGGSVISLASTMKALELDGVVIAVDTWLGAWDHWNNDEWFAHLNFINGYPALYHTFAANIVGEGLQDYVLPLPLDSVNAVHVLKHNDVRPDVVHIDGGHDEHAVTSDLREWWPMIRPGGVLIGDDYPHWPGVKQAFDEFFAPKGKVPFEFDPPKCRIFKDPA
- a CDS encoding ABC transporter permease, with amino-acid sequence MLRYIAKRMVFAIPTLFAVSIVAFIIIQLPPGDYLTTLMADWASQGGAVEAGTVAAMRERYGLDQPIYFQYYKWIAGILTRGDFGISFELGKPVTELIWNRLGFSLLLSVLTLCFVWAIAIPIGILSAVRQYSISDYAATFLAFFFLAVPDFLMALSAMYIMSAWFGQSVGGLFSPDYVDAPWSFGKLVDFAQHVWLPVIVIGLGSLAALVRIMRANLLDELSKPYVTTARAKGMSELELLLRYPVRLALNPLISTLGWILPAVISGEIIVSVVMSLPTTGPLLLRALLAQDMYLAGSLILLISVLTIIGTLISDILLAITDPRIRLQ
- a CDS encoding class I SAM-dependent methyltransferase, which translates into the protein MGFYARHIGPRFVSCLCGMEGITAEREKVVPQASGVVLEIGIGPGLNLPLYDPARVIRVIGVDPMAEFLNLGRERRRHSPVPLEVIRAPAEALPLADGIIDTAVITYTLCSVEDPAQALREVRRVLKPDGRVLFLEHGLSSDAGVATWQHRLNPIWRRLAVGCNLTRPVQQLLDEAGFTIRRIEHYYLDGAPRPVGFLCQGVAQAA
- a CDS encoding zinc-binding alcohol dehydrogenase family protein, whose amino-acid sequence is MKALRCDEPGRLSVIQRDVPSAGPGEVLVRIRRVGICGTDYHIVQGNQPYLEYPRVIGHELAGEIAEAPSGSAFKTGDIVCIEPYLYCGTCRACRQGKTNCCQHLQVLGVHRDGGACEYIAVPERNVVPVTGLGLDEAAMVEFLAIGAHGVRRSGAGPGSRVAVVGAGPIGIAAAIFAKARGAEISVLDMNALRLAFCRDELGVDHVVEVSPDVGDRLKAITDGDFFDVVIDATGNPNAMMKGFSYVGHGGTYVLLSIVRADITFNDPEFHKRETSLLGSRNATRQDFETVLDVMLGGGVPTAALASHRGGLDDAPGLIPLWSAPEAGVIKALVEI
- a CDS encoding GntR family transcriptional regulator produces the protein MRTIASIRQAAPERDDEESGSSVYDRLRDDIIHGRVKPNERLKVSELATRMGTSTNPVREALQQLRGEGFVIMTPNRGARVRPIDEDFVRDICEIEVLIEPALTRWFVGIVTKAEIEELERIQAEIEALNFGDEMKHSNLDLQFHQLMYDRHYNRHAVDLWVRHRQILWAISRRFPTSLSRQSNVLDEHRELIACIKAQDAEGAAQVIARHVGGSGRHIMERMRLARLSTPT
- a CDS encoding ABC transporter substrate-binding protein, giving the protein MGYPHKLPGLVMSTGLLGAMLLGALSPAGAADYKQAPMLDEQVKAGKLPDVASRLPEHPYVETMVEGVGKYGGTLRTTILANGDQYNLTRTIANELLVRWDPQWKKVMPSLAEEFKASDDATTYTFKLRKGLKWSDGKPFTTDDIMFWYEDVFMNNALSPAKNPTFTVAGKPVKVTKIDDLTVEFKFESPYGLFLQQLAYGQGHLPVIYPKHYLSQFHEKYNKEGIPALLKANPAAGDWVALFNSKVSLTFQPPYWQNLALPTLNPWVLTVPYADSERVVATRNPYYWKVDTAGNQLPYIDGITWAKLDDPQLMALKMTSGEFDFAFRHINNSTFKSVLFDGQKTGNYHFVDVKDLPANDAVLLLNLNSTDPVKRKIFQNKDFRIALSHAINRQEIIDLVYVGQGAPAQVAVQPEHELFNEREAKQYTEYDPKRAAEILDKVMPKKDAEGFRLDETGKRFTINFMVADVFGLSYPDVMQMVQQYAKDVGVDIQLRTTDRARLNTMWSANEQDAYIWNCVGGLSEVYTDPRCYMPFQKADIFFAMKWSEWYSNHATGEEPPESIKALMAAYDKVNAAVTDDDRRQKMKEFLNLSADNFLNIGISRPMPKYMMTSNNLKNVVNGIPITGNLWHPAPTLTQWYFDKPAK